Part of the Ornithinimicrobium flavum genome, GTCGGCTGACGCAGTCGCGGCCACCTATCCCGACGTGCGGATCATCGTTCACGCTGAACCTTTAGGGCCGGCCCAGTCCCGGACTGAGGGCCTCGCAGCCGCGAGGTCCGACTGGGTATGTCTGCTGGATGACGACGACATCTGGCACAGCGAAAAGCAGGAAGCGGCCCACCGCTATCTGGCGGAGAACCCCTCCTGTCAGGCCCTCCGTTCAGCCTTCTGGCAGTTCTCAGAGAAAGAAGCGGAGAGGGAGCTCAACGGTTTCGTCACCGAGATCTTTGCTCCGGGCGCTAGAGAGACCTTGGAGCAGCGAGCCATCTCCGCGACACCAGCAAATGACTTTGAGTACCTCGATATCGAAGGTGCAAGTCTCGAAGCCATGCTTCGAAAAAACTGCGGCGTTACGTCGTCCACGATGTTTCGAAGGGAGCTTCTCGAGCAGATTCCGGCTATCGCGCCGGAACTGCGAACCGCGGAGGACTGGCTGCTGTTCGTCTACATCTCTGCGTTGACCGAGTGGCACCTCGTCCCCGGACGTTGGTTCTTCTATCGGGTTCACAGTTCACAACTGACCACGACGAGGGACCCCGCGAAGTGGCGCCACAGAGTGAGTGCGTGGAGTCACGCGTGGGAGAACGCTGGGTCCCCTCGGGGATTCAGACTCACGGACTACTCGGATGAGTATGCGGCGGAGTCTCACCGCTGGCTTTGGGAGGCCATCAAGGATCATGAGTGGAAAGAGGCGTTGGAGATCTACCGCCGAACCGCAAGGTTCATCCCATCTAGAGGATTGCGGCGCTCCGCTCTTCTGCCGCCCCCTGTTCGCTGGCGGGCACGCAAATTTCTTCGCACCTCTGGGCGGATATGGGTCACGGGAATGTTCAAGAGTCGATGACGGGGCACAGGGCCCGAGACGGGCATGAGGGTGAGGGGGAAAGTATGGACCTCTCAGAGGCCCCAGTCTTCACCTACATCGTGACCAGTTACAAGAACAATCTGCAAACGTATCGCCTGGTGGAGCGGATCCGTTCGCTGAGTCCCGATGGGCATATTCTTGTGAGTCATGACCGCAAAGCGGACCCCTTGGATTCAAGCGTCCTCGCAGCGGCGGGTGCTCAGTGGGTACGGACCCCCCGCGCGGTCATATGGGGGGACGGTAGTTACCTTGACTCTCTATTGGCTGCTCTGGCATTGGCCAACACGGGGCGGCCCAATGATTGGTACACCTTGCTGACGGCTCAGGACTACCCGCTGCATCCCCTCACCGACTACGAGTTGCACCTGGCAAAGGTGGGAGCAGACGCACTGATGGAGGCCCCTGGTCAGGGCGCCGACTATGAGTTCGTCCTGCAGAGGTACTTAAGCCGGAGTTTCGCAGCCCCCGATTTTGTCAAGAGGCCGGCCGTGCTTCGAATGACCACAAAGGTCATCCACCGGATTCCCGGCATCACCATCCACCCGCAGCCTCACGGGTTATCGCCGCGTATAGATGTTCGCCGTCGGAAGACACCCTTCGGCAAGAGTCTCCAGTTGCACAAGGGGAACGATTTGTTCGCCCTGAATGGTAGGGCTTTGGCGCACCTGCTGTCTGCTCCCGCGTCCTTGCTGGAATATTTTCGTCGGACGCGAATACCCAGTGAGGCCTTTCCCCATACTGTGCTTCGCAACGGTCCGTTGGTGGTGCGATCAGAACTCTTACACTACTCCGTCTGGGAGGGGAACCATCCGCTCGATCTCGAGGAGAGTGCTCTACCCGATGCTCTGGCCTCGGGGCGCTGGTTCGCGCGCAAGTTTGCGCCTGACTCCGCAAGCCTCGCCGTCTTAGACGCGCGGTTTGGTCCGCACGAAGGCGGAGCCCGTAGGGATCCCGCACAGTGAGCGCGGGGGATCCAACGCCGGAACGGCTGGACCGCGCCCAGCTACAGACCCGCGCCGTCAGTGGGGCTATGTGGACGTTGCTCCATGTTGCTGTTTCACTGCCTCTAGCGTTCGTCGTGAACATCGTGCTTGCCCGTGTCCTGGGGGTTGCTGACTACGGGCGTCTCGCCTACCTGACGATGGTGATGGAGATCGTCGGCGTCATCGTCATGGTCGGGGTCGGGAACGGGCTCATCCAGTTCGGGGCCAAGGCCCACTCGCGGGGTGATCACGACACCGTCAAGTCACTCCTGCGTCGGACCCAGGGCTTCCGTGTCCTTGTCGGCGCCCCGATTCTCACGGGTGTGGTGCTTCTCTTGGCCGACGTGCCAGTGGCGCTGCTGGTCCTGGCGATCCTGTTCGGCATCTGGGTACCGGCTGGCTTTGGTGGAGCCCCCGCAGCCCTCACGATCCAGAACGACACTGCGCGAGCCGCGCGTCTGGCCATGGTGATGAACCTCGTCACCCAGGCCGTGGTGGTCACCGCGGTCCTGTCCATCCCCCAGCCGGATGTCGTATGGAGCGCCCGCATGGTGGTGGGCGGTGTGAGTGTGATCGTCGCGATCTTCCTAGTGCAGCGCCGCTACCGTCGTGCTGTTCTCACACCCAGGTGGCCCTCGGGCATGCCCGCGGGGTTCTGGCGGTATGCCGTGCCCATGGGGCTGTCGGGCATCCTCTCTACCATCGCTCTGAGCCGCTCGGAGGTGGTGCTTCTGGAGCACCTGTCCACCGCGGAGCAGGTCGGTCTCTACGCCATGGCTTTCGGTCTAGCAGGGCACCTCTTCGCACCCGCTCAAGCCCTCCTCAACCCTCTGACACCGGCAATCTCAGCACTTCGCGAGGTCGACGTCACCGCGATCAAGGAAGCCTTCCGGCGGACGGTGCGGATGAGCAGTGCCATCGCGGGGCTCATCATCGCGGTGGGTGGACCGGTGCTGGCGCTCTTGGTCCCGGTTCTATATGGAGAGGCCTTTGCCTCAGCCAGCCGCCTTGTTCTTGCACTGGTCGTTGTCTCGGGATTCCTGATCGTCACCTATCCGATGCAGACCTTCGTCAGCGCTCGGCTCCGGGCTGGCAGTGCGCTTACAGTCAACGCGCTATCGCTGGTCGCCACCGTGGTCGTGGCCCTCCTCCTCATACCCGCCGTCGGCGCATGGGGGGCGGTCATGGGCAAGTTCGCTGTCGTCCTGACACGGGTGGCCTGGCTCGGTTGGAGGGAGCCGGAGAGCTTTATGGTGGGGCGGTGGGAGTTCGTGACCTCTTTCCGATCGGTGGCCGCCGCGTCCGTCGCGGGGCTGGCGGCCTTCGCTGGCGGAACCGCAGCGGCCGCGGAGTTGAACTCGCCCTTCTGGGGGGCAGGAACGGCGTTCCTTCTGGGAGGCACGCTCTTCGTGCTGCTGGTGATGTTGGTACGGGGTGGGCTTGAACCGAAGGACATCACGGCAATCGGCCGCGCGCTTCCGAGCCAGATCCGCCCCTGGGCAACGTTCGTTCTCAGGCTCACCCTGGGGAGCTCGGCTTCCAGGGCGGGGCGGTCATAATGGGCCGATAAGCCTAGTCCGTTCGCCCACATCCGACATCCAGCACGGGCATGTCAGGCACCAAGTTCGACGTCGACGGGATTCCCGAGCCCACGTTGTACTTCGACGTGCCGCAGGAGTTCGCCCACATGGTCTCGTCTACCGTGGACCACTTCGCTCTGGCTCTCGTCCTTCCCGCCATGCGCAGCGGCCAGGACCTGCACCTCGAGGGCCCGCTCACGGACGAGCTACTCTTCAATCTGAACGGCCCCGTCCAGGCCTGGATCCGATCGATCCTCCCCATCTACAAGCAGGTCCGAGTCAGCGCAGCTTGGGTCCAAACTCCTGGCTCCCCACCTACGGGCGTCGCCACAGGTTTCTCTGCTGGCGTCGACTCGTTCAGCGCCCTTGGCGACTATTTCTTCGGCGCGGACGTTCCCAAGACTCTCCGAGTGACCCACCTACTCTTCAACAACGTGGGCTCCCAGGATGCGCCGCATATGAGGCGCGCCGCCCTTGAGCTCGCTAATGCGGCTCTTCCCAGTTGCGGTGGGGGTAGGGGTGTGACGCGCCGGGCGAGGCAGGTGCCGGGCTGAGAAGGGTCGAGGCCCTCAAGATCGGAGGCGACCAAGCACTCCGAAGACCTCGAGGACCTCGACGATGGACAACCCTACGTCGTGCTGCGCTGCGCTCGGCGCACACAGCGCGTACTGCGACAACTGCGACCTGCTGGTGGGCCTGGACGGCTATCACGTCCTGGACGTGGCGCGCGGCCCGGACGGGCTGGTGGTGAGGGTGGAGTCACCGCCGGGTCCGGTCGGGTGCCCGGACTGCGGAGTGCGCGCGGCCTCGCGAGGTCGGCGCGAGCACCGGTTGGTCGACATCCCGGCGTTCGGGACGCCGGTGCGGCTGGTCTGGGCGAAGCGGACCTGGGCCTGCCGGGAGGCGTCGTGCCCGAGGCGCTCGTTCACCGAGACCGACGAGACCTTGGCTCCACCACGCTCGACGTGGACGACCAGGGCGAGGTCCTGGGCGGTCGGGCAGCTGCGCCGTGAGCACGCCACCGTGCACGGCCTGGC contains:
- a CDS encoding glycosyltransferase family 2 protein — translated: MDELVVMYQRGSAELLDYSVIIPSRARRDMLLAALESVFAQTLPPSEVIVVLDGDVDGSADAVAATYPDVRIIVHAEPLGPAQSRTEGLAAARSDWVCLLDDDDIWHSEKQEAAHRYLAENPSCQALRSAFWQFSEKEAERELNGFVTEIFAPGARETLEQRAISATPANDFEYLDIEGASLEAMLRKNCGVTSSTMFRRELLEQIPAIAPELRTAEDWLLFVYISALTEWHLVPGRWFFYRVHSSQLTTTRDPAKWRHRVSAWSHAWENAGSPRGFRLTDYSDEYAAESHRWLWEAIKDHEWKEALEIYRRTARFIPSRGLRRSALLPPPVRWRARKFLRTSGRIWVTGMFKSR
- a CDS encoding lipopolysaccharide biosynthesis protein, producing the protein MNIVLARVLGVADYGRLAYLTMVMEIVGVIVMVGVGNGLIQFGAKAHSRGDHDTVKSLLRRTQGFRVLVGAPILTGVVLLLADVPVALLVLAILFGIWVPAGFGGAPAALTIQNDTARAARLAMVMNLVTQAVVVTAVLSIPQPDVVWSARMVVGGVSVIVAIFLVQRRYRRAVLTPRWPSGMPAGFWRYAVPMGLSGILSTIALSRSEVVLLEHLSTAEQVGLYAMAFGLAGHLFAPAQALLNPLTPAISALREVDVTAIKEAFRRTVRMSSAIAGLIIAVGGPVLALLVPVLYGEAFASASRLVLALVVVSGFLIVTYPMQTFVSARLRAGSALTVNALSLVATVVVALLLIPAVGAWGAVMGKFAVVLTRVAWLGWREPESFMVGRWEFVTSFRSVAAASVAGLAAFAGGTAAAAELNSPFWGAGTAFLLGGTLFVLLVMLVRGGLEPKDITAIGRALPSQIRPWATFVLRLTLGSSASRAGRS